From the genome of Bombus huntii isolate Logan2020A chromosome 14, iyBomHunt1.1, whole genome shotgun sequence, one region includes:
- the LOC126873149 gene encoding DNA topoisomerase 3-alpha isoform X3, which produces MIMTSVSGHLLNYEFVGAYRKWQGCHPLSLFDAPVIKQCSEENSIKIKKTLEREVQRCGALIIWTDCDREGENIGFEIIQVCRAIKPNIRIYRAKFSEITQASVNRALQNLCEPDKAISDAVDVRSELDLRIGAAFTRFQTLRLKQVFPRTLADMLISYGSCQFPTLGFVVERFLAIKRFKSEPYWKIKVMDIRDNISVEFRWARGTLFEKLPCEVFLDICLEQPMATVKKVLSKPKNKWRPLPLDTIELEKQGSRKLHLSAKDTMRIAEKLYTQGLISYPRTETNIFPKELNLVPLVNQQVNNSAWGNFAQQLLEKGLTPRQGKKSDQAHPPIHPIKYADGLNGNEAKVYEFVVRHFLACLSCDAVGQETTVEIDIAGEKFAANGLQIIEKNYLNVYIYEKWNDKEIHIYQEGQVFQPTSIDIVEEKTSPPQLLTEADLISLMDKYGIGTDATHAEHIDTIKSRHYVGLIDEKYLIPGKLGIGLVMGYDNMGFEMSKPNLRAELEKDLKLICDGQKSPNDVLEIQLKKYRDLFKLTVERANLIDIALADYLDERPSNTQVEISHPPQKIIFKCPKCNSDMILKDRKQGTGKYIGCMSFPTCNNVIWLPQIIEHVEVLDEVCSECIGNIRKLKFKLLRNVFPIYGTDYTTCIGGCDPMFNEALNIKNECIKSQESGYHSTFNRTIVSNSSSIGNTVTHPSSNAENRSLSESNASIGSMRNENDDRYTSRSRNVKRQNVSKNNTWIDANNVNSSNNDQRLIRNEQKTWGNIDDDAIIMCNCHENAIRLTVKKEGPNHGRIFYKCAKRQNSCNFFLWASEDNTQQMQNNTNSSSNQMFVASTSTRSSVHVNSYQDDLTLSHNDIKCHCNQNAIQRIVQKDGPNKGRPFYSCPKSINECCKFFQWADENGGNTYNGSGGQNKGTFREEKNLSKRRHIATGKRKCGICGTEGHTRRTCSENAMD; this is translated from the exons ATGATCATGACTTCTGTATCTGgtcatttattaaattatgagTTTGTTGGGGCATATCGTAAATGGCAAGGTTGTCATCCATTAAGTTTATTTGATGCACCTGTAATAAAGCAATGTTCGGAAGAGAATTCTATTAAGATTAAAAAAACTTTGGAAAGGGAAGTACAGAGATGTGGTGCATTAATTATTTGGACTGATTGTGATCGTGAAGGAGAGAATATAGGTTTTGAAATTATTCAAGTCTGTCGTGCAATTAAGCCtaatattcgtatatatag AGCAAAATTTTCTGAGATTACACAAGCATCTGTAAATAGAGCTCTTCAAAATTTATGTGAGCCAGATAAAGCAATTAGTGATGCTGTTGATGTACGAAGTGAATTGGATCTAAGAATag GTGCTGCATTTACAAGATTTCAAACACTGAGACTGAAACAAGTATTTCCCAGGACTCTGGCTGATATGCTGATTAGTTATGGTAGCTGTCAGTTTCCTACATTAGGATTTGTAGTTGAAAGATTTTTAGCCATAAAACGATTTAAGTCAGAACCATACTGGAAGATAAAAGTAATGGATATCCGTGATAATATTTCTGTGGAATTTAGATGGGCAAGAGGAACactatttgaaaaattgcCTTGTGAAGTATTTTTGGATATATGTTTGGAACAGCCTATGGCTACTGTTAAAAAAGTATTAAGTAAACCTAAGAATAAGTGGAGACCACTACCACTGGACACAATT GAGCTGGAAAAGCAAGGCTCTCGTAAACTTCATTTAAGCGCAAAGGACACTATGAGAATTGCggaaaaattatatactcAAGGTTTGATTAGTTACCCACGTAcagaaacaaatatatttccaaaagaattaaatttagtTCCATTGGTGAATCAACAAGTAAACAATTCAGCATGGGGCAATTTTGCACAGCAATTATTAGAAAAGGGATTGACTCCTAGACAAGGCAAGAAAAGCGATCAAGCACATCCTCCAATACATCCAATAAAATATGCTGATGGTTTAAATG GCAATGAAGCCAAAGTTTATGAATTTGTGGTTCGACACTTTTTGGCTTGTTTATCGTGTGATGCGGTAGGCCAAGAAACAACGGTAGAGATCGATATAGCTGGTGAAAAATTTGCTGCTAATGGTCTACAAATTAttgaaaagaattatttaaatgtgtacatatatgaaaaatggaatgacaaagaaattcatatatatCAAGAAGGACAAGTTTTCCAACCAACCAGCATAGATATAGTAGAGGAAAAAACAAGTCCCCCACAATTGTTGACTGAAGCTGATTTGATCAGTTTAATGGATAAGTACGGTATTGGTACCGATGCTACTCATGCAGAGCATATAGATACAATAAAATCGCGTCATTACGTGGGTTTGATAGATGAAAAGTATCTGATACCTGGAAAACTTGGGATTGGATTGGTAATGGGTTATGATAACATGGGATTTGAAATGTCAAAACCAAACTTAAGAGCTGAACTCGAAAAGGATCTTAAATT GATATGTGATGGACAAAAAAGTCCGAATGATGTTTTGGAAATTCAACTAAAGAAATATCGTGATCTATTTAAACTAACGGTAGAACGTGCTAATTTAATCGATATTGCTTTAGCCGATTACCTCGATGAACGACCGAGTAATACACAGGTAGAAATTAGTCATCCACCTCAAAAAATTATCTTTAAGTGTCCGAAATGCAACTCGGATATGATCCTTAAAGATAGAAAGCAAGGCACGGGAAAGTACATTGGTTGCATGTCGTTTCCAACatgtaataatgtaatttGGTTACCTCAGATTATTGAACATGTCGAAGTTTTGGATGAAGTTTGTTCAGAA tgTATAGGAAATAttcgtaaattaaaatttaaactaTTGAGAAACGTTTTCCCCATTTATGGTACTGATTATACAACTTGCATAGGTGGTTGTGATCCTATGTTTAACGAAGCATTAAATATAAAGAACGAATGTATTAAAAGTCAAGAGTCTGGTTACCACAGTACATTTAACAGGACTATTGTCTCAAATTCATCTTCAATAGGGAACACTGTAACTCATCCATCTTCAAACGCTGAAAACAGGAGTTTATCTGAAAGCAACGCATCTATAGGGTCCATGCGAAATGAGAACGATGATCGTTATACAAGCAGATCAAGAAATGTTAAAAGACAAAATGTTTCAAAGAATAATACATGGATCGATGCTAATAATGTCAATTCTTCAAATAATGATCAAAGGTTAATTAGAAATGAACAAAAAACATGGGGTAACATCGATGACGATGCTATTATTATGTGTAATTGCCATGAAAACGCGATTCgattaacagtaaagaaagaAGGACCAAATCATG GAAggatattttacaaatgtgCGAAGCGTCAAAATAGTTGTAACTTTTTTCTTTGGGCATCAGAAGACAATACTCAGCAAAtgcaaaataatacaaatagtAGTTCAAACCAGATGTTCGTTGCCAGTACAAGCACTAGATCAAGTGTTCATGTTAATAGTTATCAAGATGATCTTACGTTATCACACAATGACATTAAATGCCATTGTAATCAAAACGCAATACA GCGGATTGTACAGAAAGATGGTCCAAATAAGGGACGTCCTTTTTACTCATGCCCTAAGAGTATAAACGAATGTTGCAAATTCTTTCAATGGGCGGATGAAAACGGTGGAAATACATATAATGGGTCTGGAGGACAAAATAAAGGAACATttagagaagagaaaaatttatcaaaaagaCGTCACATTGCTACTGGTAAAAGAAAGTGTGGAATCTGCGGTACAGAAG GGCATACAAGAAGGACTTGTTCCGAGAATGCAATGGATTAA
- the LOC126873149 gene encoding DNA topoisomerase 3-alpha isoform X1 has product MKTYCTYYVMLFVTKVFNTAQLSLYESKQYYQFFIRFKSSFTVMKVLNVAEKNDAAKSIAGYLSRGSSKRREGLSTYNKIYEFNSYLWNQNCEMIMTSVSGHLLNYEFVGAYRKWQGCHPLSLFDAPVIKQCSEENSIKIKKTLEREVQRCGALIIWTDCDREGENIGFEIIQVCRAIKPNIRIYRAKFSEITQASVNRALQNLCEPDKAISDAVDVRSELDLRIGAAFTRFQTLRLKQVFPRTLADMLISYGSCQFPTLGFVVERFLAIKRFKSEPYWKIKVMDIRDNISVEFRWARGTLFEKLPCEVFLDICLEQPMATVKKVLSKPKNKWRPLPLDTIELEKQGSRKLHLSAKDTMRIAEKLYTQGLISYPRTETNIFPKELNLVPLVNQQVNNSAWGNFAQQLLEKGLTPRQGKKSDQAHPPIHPIKYADGLNGNEAKVYEFVVRHFLACLSCDAVGQETTVEIDIAGEKFAANGLQIIEKNYLNVYIYEKWNDKEIHIYQEGQVFQPTSIDIVEEKTSPPQLLTEADLISLMDKYGIGTDATHAEHIDTIKSRHYVGLIDEKYLIPGKLGIGLVMGYDNMGFEMSKPNLRAELEKDLKLICDGQKSPNDVLEIQLKKYRDLFKLTVERANLIDIALADYLDERPSNTQVEISHPPQKIIFKCPKCNSDMILKDRKQGTGKYIGCMSFPTCNNVIWLPQIIEHVEVLDEVCSECIGNIRKLKFKLLRNVFPIYGTDYTTCIGGCDPMFNEALNIKNECIKSQESGYHSTFNRTIVSNSSSIGNTVTHPSSNAENRSLSESNASIGSMRNENDDRYTSRSRNVKRQNVSKNNTWIDANNVNSSNNDQRLIRNEQKTWGNIDDDAIIMCNCHENAIRLTVKKEGPNHGRIFYKCAKRQNSCNFFLWASEDNTQQMQNNTNSSSNQMFVASTSTRSSVHVNSYQDDLTLSHNDIKCHCNQNAIQRIVQKDGPNKGRPFYSCPKSINECCKFFQWADENGGNTYNGSGGQNKGTFREEKNLSKRRHIATGKRKCGICGTEGHTRRTCSENAMD; this is encoded by the exons ATGAAAACCTACTGTACATATTACGTGATGTTGTTTGTTACAAAGGTATTTAATACTGCACAGTTAAGTTTATATGaatcaaaacaatattatCAGTTTTTTATAAGATTTAAAAGTTCTTTTACGGTTATGAAAGTTCTCAACGTTGCGGAAAAGAACGATGCCGCAAAAAGTATCGCGGGCTATTTGTCTCGTGGCTCTTCTAAACGG agaGAAGGATTATCgacatataataaaatttatgaatttaacTCATATTTATGGAATCAAAATTGCGAAATGATCATGACTTCTGTATCTGgtcatttattaaattatgagTTTGTTGGGGCATATCGTAAATGGCAAGGTTGTCATCCATTAAGTTTATTTGATGCACCTGTAATAAAGCAATGTTCGGAAGAGAATTCTATTAAGATTAAAAAAACTTTGGAAAGGGAAGTACAGAGATGTGGTGCATTAATTATTTGGACTGATTGTGATCGTGAAGGAGAGAATATAGGTTTTGAAATTATTCAAGTCTGTCGTGCAATTAAGCCtaatattcgtatatatag AGCAAAATTTTCTGAGATTACACAAGCATCTGTAAATAGAGCTCTTCAAAATTTATGTGAGCCAGATAAAGCAATTAGTGATGCTGTTGATGTACGAAGTGAATTGGATCTAAGAATag GTGCTGCATTTACAAGATTTCAAACACTGAGACTGAAACAAGTATTTCCCAGGACTCTGGCTGATATGCTGATTAGTTATGGTAGCTGTCAGTTTCCTACATTAGGATTTGTAGTTGAAAGATTTTTAGCCATAAAACGATTTAAGTCAGAACCATACTGGAAGATAAAAGTAATGGATATCCGTGATAATATTTCTGTGGAATTTAGATGGGCAAGAGGAACactatttgaaaaattgcCTTGTGAAGTATTTTTGGATATATGTTTGGAACAGCCTATGGCTACTGTTAAAAAAGTATTAAGTAAACCTAAGAATAAGTGGAGACCACTACCACTGGACACAATT GAGCTGGAAAAGCAAGGCTCTCGTAAACTTCATTTAAGCGCAAAGGACACTATGAGAATTGCggaaaaattatatactcAAGGTTTGATTAGTTACCCACGTAcagaaacaaatatatttccaaaagaattaaatttagtTCCATTGGTGAATCAACAAGTAAACAATTCAGCATGGGGCAATTTTGCACAGCAATTATTAGAAAAGGGATTGACTCCTAGACAAGGCAAGAAAAGCGATCAAGCACATCCTCCAATACATCCAATAAAATATGCTGATGGTTTAAATG GCAATGAAGCCAAAGTTTATGAATTTGTGGTTCGACACTTTTTGGCTTGTTTATCGTGTGATGCGGTAGGCCAAGAAACAACGGTAGAGATCGATATAGCTGGTGAAAAATTTGCTGCTAATGGTCTACAAATTAttgaaaagaattatttaaatgtgtacatatatgaaaaatggaatgacaaagaaattcatatatatCAAGAAGGACAAGTTTTCCAACCAACCAGCATAGATATAGTAGAGGAAAAAACAAGTCCCCCACAATTGTTGACTGAAGCTGATTTGATCAGTTTAATGGATAAGTACGGTATTGGTACCGATGCTACTCATGCAGAGCATATAGATACAATAAAATCGCGTCATTACGTGGGTTTGATAGATGAAAAGTATCTGATACCTGGAAAACTTGGGATTGGATTGGTAATGGGTTATGATAACATGGGATTTGAAATGTCAAAACCAAACTTAAGAGCTGAACTCGAAAAGGATCTTAAATT GATATGTGATGGACAAAAAAGTCCGAATGATGTTTTGGAAATTCAACTAAAGAAATATCGTGATCTATTTAAACTAACGGTAGAACGTGCTAATTTAATCGATATTGCTTTAGCCGATTACCTCGATGAACGACCGAGTAATACACAGGTAGAAATTAGTCATCCACCTCAAAAAATTATCTTTAAGTGTCCGAAATGCAACTCGGATATGATCCTTAAAGATAGAAAGCAAGGCACGGGAAAGTACATTGGTTGCATGTCGTTTCCAACatgtaataatgtaatttGGTTACCTCAGATTATTGAACATGTCGAAGTTTTGGATGAAGTTTGTTCAGAA tgTATAGGAAATAttcgtaaattaaaatttaaactaTTGAGAAACGTTTTCCCCATTTATGGTACTGATTATACAACTTGCATAGGTGGTTGTGATCCTATGTTTAACGAAGCATTAAATATAAAGAACGAATGTATTAAAAGTCAAGAGTCTGGTTACCACAGTACATTTAACAGGACTATTGTCTCAAATTCATCTTCAATAGGGAACACTGTAACTCATCCATCTTCAAACGCTGAAAACAGGAGTTTATCTGAAAGCAACGCATCTATAGGGTCCATGCGAAATGAGAACGATGATCGTTATACAAGCAGATCAAGAAATGTTAAAAGACAAAATGTTTCAAAGAATAATACATGGATCGATGCTAATAATGTCAATTCTTCAAATAATGATCAAAGGTTAATTAGAAATGAACAAAAAACATGGGGTAACATCGATGACGATGCTATTATTATGTGTAATTGCCATGAAAACGCGATTCgattaacagtaaagaaagaAGGACCAAATCATG GAAggatattttacaaatgtgCGAAGCGTCAAAATAGTTGTAACTTTTTTCTTTGGGCATCAGAAGACAATACTCAGCAAAtgcaaaataatacaaatagtAGTTCAAACCAGATGTTCGTTGCCAGTACAAGCACTAGATCAAGTGTTCATGTTAATAGTTATCAAGATGATCTTACGTTATCACACAATGACATTAAATGCCATTGTAATCAAAACGCAATACA GCGGATTGTACAGAAAGATGGTCCAAATAAGGGACGTCCTTTTTACTCATGCCCTAAGAGTATAAACGAATGTTGCAAATTCTTTCAATGGGCGGATGAAAACGGTGGAAATACATATAATGGGTCTGGAGGACAAAATAAAGGAACATttagagaagagaaaaatttatcaaaaagaCGTCACATTGCTACTGGTAAAAGAAAGTGTGGAATCTGCGGTACAGAAG GGCATACAAGAAGGACTTGTTCCGAGAATGCAATGGATTAA
- the LOC126873149 gene encoding DNA topoisomerase 3-alpha isoform X2, whose product MKVLNVAEKNDAAKSIAGYLSRGSSKRREGLSTYNKIYEFNSYLWNQNCEMIMTSVSGHLLNYEFVGAYRKWQGCHPLSLFDAPVIKQCSEENSIKIKKTLEREVQRCGALIIWTDCDREGENIGFEIIQVCRAIKPNIRIYRAKFSEITQASVNRALQNLCEPDKAISDAVDVRSELDLRIGAAFTRFQTLRLKQVFPRTLADMLISYGSCQFPTLGFVVERFLAIKRFKSEPYWKIKVMDIRDNISVEFRWARGTLFEKLPCEVFLDICLEQPMATVKKVLSKPKNKWRPLPLDTIELEKQGSRKLHLSAKDTMRIAEKLYTQGLISYPRTETNIFPKELNLVPLVNQQVNNSAWGNFAQQLLEKGLTPRQGKKSDQAHPPIHPIKYADGLNGNEAKVYEFVVRHFLACLSCDAVGQETTVEIDIAGEKFAANGLQIIEKNYLNVYIYEKWNDKEIHIYQEGQVFQPTSIDIVEEKTSPPQLLTEADLISLMDKYGIGTDATHAEHIDTIKSRHYVGLIDEKYLIPGKLGIGLVMGYDNMGFEMSKPNLRAELEKDLKLICDGQKSPNDVLEIQLKKYRDLFKLTVERANLIDIALADYLDERPSNTQVEISHPPQKIIFKCPKCNSDMILKDRKQGTGKYIGCMSFPTCNNVIWLPQIIEHVEVLDEVCSECIGNIRKLKFKLLRNVFPIYGTDYTTCIGGCDPMFNEALNIKNECIKSQESGYHSTFNRTIVSNSSSIGNTVTHPSSNAENRSLSESNASIGSMRNENDDRYTSRSRNVKRQNVSKNNTWIDANNVNSSNNDQRLIRNEQKTWGNIDDDAIIMCNCHENAIRLTVKKEGPNHGRIFYKCAKRQNSCNFFLWASEDNTQQMQNNTNSSSNQMFVASTSTRSSVHVNSYQDDLTLSHNDIKCHCNQNAIQRIVQKDGPNKGRPFYSCPKSINECCKFFQWADENGGNTYNGSGGQNKGTFREEKNLSKRRHIATGKRKCGICGTEGHTRRTCSENAMD is encoded by the exons ATGAAAGTTCTCAACGTTGCGGAAAAGAACGATGCCGCAAAAAGTATCGCGGGCTATTTGTCTCGTGGCTCTTCTAAACGG agaGAAGGATTATCgacatataataaaatttatgaatttaacTCATATTTATGGAATCAAAATTGCGAAATGATCATGACTTCTGTATCTGgtcatttattaaattatgagTTTGTTGGGGCATATCGTAAATGGCAAGGTTGTCATCCATTAAGTTTATTTGATGCACCTGTAATAAAGCAATGTTCGGAAGAGAATTCTATTAAGATTAAAAAAACTTTGGAAAGGGAAGTACAGAGATGTGGTGCATTAATTATTTGGACTGATTGTGATCGTGAAGGAGAGAATATAGGTTTTGAAATTATTCAAGTCTGTCGTGCAATTAAGCCtaatattcgtatatatag AGCAAAATTTTCTGAGATTACACAAGCATCTGTAAATAGAGCTCTTCAAAATTTATGTGAGCCAGATAAAGCAATTAGTGATGCTGTTGATGTACGAAGTGAATTGGATCTAAGAATag GTGCTGCATTTACAAGATTTCAAACACTGAGACTGAAACAAGTATTTCCCAGGACTCTGGCTGATATGCTGATTAGTTATGGTAGCTGTCAGTTTCCTACATTAGGATTTGTAGTTGAAAGATTTTTAGCCATAAAACGATTTAAGTCAGAACCATACTGGAAGATAAAAGTAATGGATATCCGTGATAATATTTCTGTGGAATTTAGATGGGCAAGAGGAACactatttgaaaaattgcCTTGTGAAGTATTTTTGGATATATGTTTGGAACAGCCTATGGCTACTGTTAAAAAAGTATTAAGTAAACCTAAGAATAAGTGGAGACCACTACCACTGGACACAATT GAGCTGGAAAAGCAAGGCTCTCGTAAACTTCATTTAAGCGCAAAGGACACTATGAGAATTGCggaaaaattatatactcAAGGTTTGATTAGTTACCCACGTAcagaaacaaatatatttccaaaagaattaaatttagtTCCATTGGTGAATCAACAAGTAAACAATTCAGCATGGGGCAATTTTGCACAGCAATTATTAGAAAAGGGATTGACTCCTAGACAAGGCAAGAAAAGCGATCAAGCACATCCTCCAATACATCCAATAAAATATGCTGATGGTTTAAATG GCAATGAAGCCAAAGTTTATGAATTTGTGGTTCGACACTTTTTGGCTTGTTTATCGTGTGATGCGGTAGGCCAAGAAACAACGGTAGAGATCGATATAGCTGGTGAAAAATTTGCTGCTAATGGTCTACAAATTAttgaaaagaattatttaaatgtgtacatatatgaaaaatggaatgacaaagaaattcatatatatCAAGAAGGACAAGTTTTCCAACCAACCAGCATAGATATAGTAGAGGAAAAAACAAGTCCCCCACAATTGTTGACTGAAGCTGATTTGATCAGTTTAATGGATAAGTACGGTATTGGTACCGATGCTACTCATGCAGAGCATATAGATACAATAAAATCGCGTCATTACGTGGGTTTGATAGATGAAAAGTATCTGATACCTGGAAAACTTGGGATTGGATTGGTAATGGGTTATGATAACATGGGATTTGAAATGTCAAAACCAAACTTAAGAGCTGAACTCGAAAAGGATCTTAAATT GATATGTGATGGACAAAAAAGTCCGAATGATGTTTTGGAAATTCAACTAAAGAAATATCGTGATCTATTTAAACTAACGGTAGAACGTGCTAATTTAATCGATATTGCTTTAGCCGATTACCTCGATGAACGACCGAGTAATACACAGGTAGAAATTAGTCATCCACCTCAAAAAATTATCTTTAAGTGTCCGAAATGCAACTCGGATATGATCCTTAAAGATAGAAAGCAAGGCACGGGAAAGTACATTGGTTGCATGTCGTTTCCAACatgtaataatgtaatttGGTTACCTCAGATTATTGAACATGTCGAAGTTTTGGATGAAGTTTGTTCAGAA tgTATAGGAAATAttcgtaaattaaaatttaaactaTTGAGAAACGTTTTCCCCATTTATGGTACTGATTATACAACTTGCATAGGTGGTTGTGATCCTATGTTTAACGAAGCATTAAATATAAAGAACGAATGTATTAAAAGTCAAGAGTCTGGTTACCACAGTACATTTAACAGGACTATTGTCTCAAATTCATCTTCAATAGGGAACACTGTAACTCATCCATCTTCAAACGCTGAAAACAGGAGTTTATCTGAAAGCAACGCATCTATAGGGTCCATGCGAAATGAGAACGATGATCGTTATACAAGCAGATCAAGAAATGTTAAAAGACAAAATGTTTCAAAGAATAATACATGGATCGATGCTAATAATGTCAATTCTTCAAATAATGATCAAAGGTTAATTAGAAATGAACAAAAAACATGGGGTAACATCGATGACGATGCTATTATTATGTGTAATTGCCATGAAAACGCGATTCgattaacagtaaagaaagaAGGACCAAATCATG GAAggatattttacaaatgtgCGAAGCGTCAAAATAGTTGTAACTTTTTTCTTTGGGCATCAGAAGACAATACTCAGCAAAtgcaaaataatacaaatagtAGTTCAAACCAGATGTTCGTTGCCAGTACAAGCACTAGATCAAGTGTTCATGTTAATAGTTATCAAGATGATCTTACGTTATCACACAATGACATTAAATGCCATTGTAATCAAAACGCAATACA GCGGATTGTACAGAAAGATGGTCCAAATAAGGGACGTCCTTTTTACTCATGCCCTAAGAGTATAAACGAATGTTGCAAATTCTTTCAATGGGCGGATGAAAACGGTGGAAATACATATAATGGGTCTGGAGGACAAAATAAAGGAACATttagagaagagaaaaatttatcaaaaagaCGTCACATTGCTACTGGTAAAAGAAAGTGTGGAATCTGCGGTACAGAAG GGCATACAAGAAGGACTTGTTCCGAGAATGCAATGGATTAA